A stretch of the Proteus sp. ZN5 genome encodes the following:
- the gyrA gene encoding DNA topoisomerase (ATP-hydrolyzing) subunit A, with product MSDIAREITPVNIEEELKSSYLDYAMSVIVGRALPDVRDGLKPVHRRVLFAMNVLGNDWNKPYKKSARVVGDVIGKYHPHGDSAVYETIVRLAQPFSMRYMLVDGQGNFGSVDGDSAAAMRYTEVRMAKIAHELLADLEKETVDFVPNYDGTEHIPAVMPTRIPNLLVNGSSGIAVGMATNIPPHNLGEVIDGCLAYVDNEDITIEELMEHITGPDFPTAAIINGRRGILDAYRTGRGKIYIRAQADIETDEKTGRETIIVTEIPYQVNKARLIEKIAELVKDKRIEGISGLRDESDKDGMRIVVEIKRDAVGEVVLNHLFSQTQMQVSFGINMVALHQGQPKLLNLKEIISAFIRHRREVVTRRTIYELRKARDRAHILEALAVALANIDPVIEMIRQAPNPAEAKAALIAQPWDLGSVSTMLERAGDSNVARPEWLEPQYGVHDGKYYLTEQQAQAILDLRLQKLTGLEHEKLLDEYRELLLQIAELLHILRSPERLMEVIREELNAVKDQYNDPRRTEITENTADINIEDLINEENVVVTLSHQGYVKYQPLTDYEAQRRGGKGKSAARIKEEDFIDRLLVANTHDTILCFSSRGRLYWMKVYQLPEASRGARGRPIINLLPLEQNERITAILPVREYEEGKFVFMATASGTVKKTPLQDFSRPRSAGIIAVNLNEGDELIGVDLTDSTNEVMLFSAEGKVVRFAEDCVRPMGRTATGVRGMKLSDDDKVVSLIIPRGEGDILTVTENGYGKRTAQSEYPTKNRATQGVISIKVSERNGKVVGAIQVEETDQIMMITNAGTLVRTRVSEVSIVGRNTQGVTLIRTTEDELVVGLQRVEDEDDALDDDEVNEVISEESSEAPDSNLADDADEE from the coding sequence ATGAGCGACATTGCCAGAGAAATCACACCAGTTAATATCGAAGAAGAGCTGAAAAGCTCATATTTGGATTATGCGATGTCTGTTATTGTAGGACGCGCATTACCCGATGTTCGAGACGGACTGAAGCCAGTACACCGCCGAGTGCTTTTCGCGATGAATGTACTAGGAAACGATTGGAATAAACCTTATAAAAAATCAGCCCGTGTTGTTGGGGATGTTATCGGTAAATATCACCCGCACGGTGACAGTGCTGTTTATGAAACGATTGTTCGTTTAGCACAGCCTTTTTCTATGCGTTACATGTTGGTTGACGGGCAGGGTAACTTCGGGTCAGTTGATGGTGACTCGGCTGCTGCGATGCGTTATACCGAAGTTCGTATGGCGAAAATCGCCCATGAACTGCTGGCGGATTTGGAAAAAGAAACGGTTGATTTTGTTCCTAACTATGATGGAACAGAACATATTCCGGCAGTAATGCCAACCCGTATTCCAAACTTGTTAGTCAATGGTTCTTCAGGGATTGCGGTGGGAATGGCAACAAACATTCCTCCACATAACCTAGGCGAAGTTATCGACGGCTGTCTTGCTTATGTTGATAACGAAGACATCACGATTGAAGAGTTGATGGAACATATTACGGGGCCTGATTTCCCAACTGCCGCTATTATTAATGGTCGCAGAGGAATTCTAGATGCTTACCGTACTGGTCGCGGAAAAATTTATATCCGTGCTCAGGCTGACATCGAAACTGATGAGAAAACAGGTCGCGAAACTATTATCGTGACAGAAATTCCTTATCAGGTGAATAAAGCTCGCTTAATTGAAAAAATTGCAGAGCTTGTTAAAGATAAACGTATTGAAGGTATTAGCGGATTACGTGACGAGTCTGATAAAGACGGTATGCGTATTGTCGTTGAAATCAAACGTGATGCTGTGGGTGAAGTGGTATTAAATCACTTATTCTCACAAACACAAATGCAGGTTTCTTTCGGTATTAATATGGTTGCGCTTCACCAAGGCCAGCCAAAATTATTAAATCTAAAAGAAATTATCTCTGCCTTTATTCGTCACCGTCGTGAAGTTGTTACTCGTCGTACTATTTACGAATTACGCAAAGCGCGTGACCGTGCTCATATCTTAGAAGCACTGGCTGTTGCATTGGCGAACATTGACCCAGTTATTGAAATGATCCGTCAAGCACCAAATCCAGCAGAAGCAAAAGCGGCATTAATTGCACAACCTTGGGATTTAGGTAGCGTTTCTACCATGTTAGAGCGTGCTGGCGACAGCAATGTTGCTCGTCCTGAATGGTTAGAGCCACAATATGGCGTGCATGACGGTAAGTACTATCTAACAGAGCAACAAGCTCAAGCCATTTTGGATCTGCGTTTGCAGAAACTAACCGGTCTTGAACATGAAAAACTGTTAGATGAATATCGTGAGTTATTACTCCAAATTGCTGAATTACTACATATCTTAAGAAGCCCAGAACGTCTGATGGAAGTCATTCGTGAAGAGCTAAATGCGGTTAAAGATCAGTATAACGATCCTCGCCGTACTGAGATCACTGAAAATACGGCTGATATCAATATTGAAGACTTGATCAATGAAGAAAATGTTGTTGTGACACTTTCTCATCAAGGCTACGTTAAGTATCAACCGCTTACCGATTACGAAGCACAGCGTCGTGGCGGTAAAGGTAAATCAGCAGCAAGAATTAAAGAAGAAGACTTTATCGATCGTCTATTGGTGGCTAACACCCATGACACGATTTTATGCTTCTCAAGCCGTGGTCGTCTCTACTGGATGAAAGTCTACCAGTTACCAGAAGCAAGTCGCGGTGCTCGTGGCCGTCCAATTATCAACTTATTACCTCTTGAGCAAAATGAACGTATTACCGCCATTTTGCCAGTAAGAGAGTATGAAGAAGGTAAGTTTGTCTTTATGGCAACGGCAAGCGGAACCGTGAAGAAAACGCCTCTGCAAGATTTCAGCCGTCCTCGTAGTGCAGGTATCATTGCCGTTAATTTAAATGAAGGCGATGAGTTAATCGGTGTTGATTTAACCGATAGCACTAACGAAGTTATGCTGTTCTCTGCGGAAGGTAAAGTGGTTCGCTTTGCGGAAGATTGTGTTCGCCCAATGGGTCGTACTGCGACAGGTGTTCGTGGTATGAAACTGAGCGATGACGATAAAGTGGTTTCACTGATCATCCCTCGTGGTGAAGGAGATATCTTAACTGTAACTGAAAATGGTTATGGTAAACGTACTGCTCAAAGCGAATACCCAACGAAGAATCGTGCAACACAAGGCGTTATCTCAATTAAAGTGAGTGAGCGTAACGGTAAAGTGGTTGGTGCAATTCAAGTTGAAGAAACTGACCAGATTATGATGATCACGAATGCGGGTACATTAGTTCGTACACGTGTTTCTGAAGTCAGCATTGTTGGACGTAATACACAAGGTGTTACCTTAATTCGTACAACAGAAGATGAGTTGGTCGTTGGCTTGCAACGTGTTGAAGATGAAGATGATGCATTAGATGACGATGAAGTTAATGAAGTTATTAGCGAAGAGTCATCAGAAGCACCTGATTCAAATTTAGCAGATGATGCGGACGAAGAATAA